A window of Amaranthus tricolor cultivar Red isolate AtriRed21 chromosome 8, ASM2621246v1, whole genome shotgun sequence genomic DNA:
accaaggaaCCAAACAAACCATACAATGTGGAATCCAAGTTCAAAAATTGTGGAAGAAAAAGAGTGGTCGTACCACCAAACTTACTTGAGTCTAGACCCATTGGCGAATGCACTTGCATTAGAGGTGTTGTAACATGTTTAAATTGGCACCGTCAACGGTGTGGAGGTTGATAAAAAGAGGCGAGATAAAGGCTCATTCAAATCCATTACACCCGGCTTTAACCGATGCCAACAAAATAAGGAGGGTGGAGTGGATTTTGAGCCTTATCCAAGAAGACATGATTCAAAGACACACGATTTACAAAGGAATGTACGATTATATTCACATTGACGAgaagtggttttatttaaccaagaaaacacaaagggTTTATTTAGCACACAAAGAAAAGGTCCCATATAGGGCAGCGAAGTCATCAAAGTTCATACCTAAGGCCATGTTCTTAGGGGCCGTTGCTAGGCCTAGATGGAATCGTTTTGGTCAATGTACGTTTGATGGGAAAATTggaattttccctttttttcccttttattaATATGGTGTCAGTACAAAGAGATTCAAAGAATCGACCAAGGAGTTCAATTGAAATTAAACCAACCGAATCAGTTAATCAAGAAGTTTATAGGAGTATGCTCATACAACAATTGATTTCGGCTATACTAAGAAAATGGCCAAGTGATGGAccttctattatttttattcaacaagataatgcaagggTTCATATCACAGACGATGATCCAATATGGCAACAACACAATAGGCAAGGGGGTTTAACTTTCATTCTTACTCAACAACCTCCAAATAGTCCGGATTGGAATATTCTAGACTTGGGTTTCTTTAGGAGCATGCAATCACTTATGCATAAAAAGATGCTCAAAAACGGTACAGAATTAATCACAGCAGTTGAGGATGCATTCGGAGAGTTACATCCAAAGACCTTAACTAATGTGTGGATCTCATTATAACACCATTTGAATGAGATTTTAAAAGTTAATGGGTCTAATGACTACATACAACCCCACTTTGGAAAGaaagttgaagaagacaatggcaGGTTAAGGATTCAAGTGAGAATCCCAACACAATTGGTTAGAGAAGCTGTAGCTTTTCTTAACCCAAACAGGGATCAGCAACAAACACAAGCATTAACAGAAAATGAGGATGCTGCACAAACAACAGAGATCATTCAAGAAGCTTATGATCAGGCAGTTGAAGACACTCAAGGATGACAAACATGAAAGCCCCTcagtttattttgttcaaatcatcattaaaattgtAGCTTTAAAAACTTAGGAGCAAACAATTGTTAATCACAACCCATGTTAATGATTAGCAAGTCACtcattattttacataatttcagaaaaaaagccCCCTGATTCTTCATAGAAGTTATGAAACCTCtcagattataattgatcatcaacaaatgaagtatttgaacatgctaaaaaatcaaGTGACGGGTAATGGTTTACCAAATGCTACTCAAccaagtaatcaaagtaaatttttcaGAATTTAAAGGTTCAACAATTTGACATCACAGGGGCTTGTACACATAAAACCAACGACAAATTCATATCCTAAAACCAGCAACATAATACCAAAAGTAGAACAAAAAAAACCCCAAACCAGAAGAACACAATATCAAcaacaacatataaaaaataaacgaaaaaacaaacatcaaacatAAATACAAGATCATCATAATCCAACATCAAACAACAACAGATAAAACCAGCTccaataatttcaaatttaattaacaaaaaaaaaaacgaaaaatcaGAACAACCATACAATCATTAAGCACGTTTTTTGGGGTTCCATTTTGCCCTAGACGCAATAACATCTTCAAGAGTGTCAGGGACAACCAAATTGATGTCATCTTCTTCAAGTACCTTTTCAACAATAGGAGAAGTTGGTGGAGATTCATTATACACAGAAGTTgcatcatcttcaagtaccttttGATATGTCTCAAGATCTTTTTTTGACCACCTCAAAATTTCATTGGAGTAGGAATGGGAACGACCATTGAGGGAACAAGAACACAACTCACCATAATCGCATAGGCTGTCATAAAGATATGAAGGAATTGTGGAGTCACTCTTAGACTCGTTGTTTTCCAATGAAAATACTTAAAGATTCAACAGGAAGTTAATGGAGGATTCAAGAACATGGGGAAAGAATAGGGGGCTTAAATTTCGAACCTTTGCCAGAACAAACAAAACGAACCTCAAAATGATGAGAATAAACCGATCTACATTTTAATGCAGTTAAAATGCactaaaaatgaagaagaaacaggGGGAAAAGCCATGAAAATGGCGTtcatgaagagagagaatggATCGTTTAAGAGGAAGAAGGAAGAAATGACCGTTCATGAAGGCAGTAGGCGTCATAATGAAAAATGCAAAGACCAAGAATGAGTAATAAATGTATCTGGATGATTCCAGGTACATTAAGATAAAAGAGggtattttaaggggtaaaagtgggataaaaacttttcaaaaatagaaagtattctaaagtggaagaacttttgaaactacccgttatagtaatgtggaagatcaaaaaagaacggagggagtaatattaataatataaattataaattatttaaattaataataataataataataataataataataataataataataatgataataataataataataataataataataataataataataataataataacaataataacaataataataataataataataataataataataataataataataataacaataataacaataataaaaaaaaaaaataataataataataataataagaaaataataatattaataatataaattataaattatttaaattaataataataataataataataataataataataataataatattataataataataataatataaattataataacaataattataaaaataataataataatataaattactaaataaataaataaataaaataaaaataaaaaaattgggtcgcgtgcgactgaaccacggatgagtcgcacaaaatgtggaACTGGACCGcggttcagtcgcacgttttgtgcgactcatccgtggttcagtcgcacatTTTTTgcgactttaatttttttttaaaagaaaaacaccCATTCGAATCGATTAAAGTACATACCCAATCGGATTTGtaatcgctttcgttagccattgtATATCGAttccaacttttagcttgtttaaagTCAAAGAACatttttagagagatattacCGTATTTGAGTTCGTATATTATTCATGGGTGctactgaaaattcaatatatatagggctgactttttatttaatgtttttaaagtgataatagtgttataaTTGAGATTTAAGTGTGTTAAACATATTTAAAGTCCAGGGGCATTTTCGTCATTTCATTAAggaaggggtggcgataaaatgaaaaggggtggcgatgAATAATAATGCCCTAcaattattcttattcttcacTTATGtgtttgttttaaattctatcttttaaaGTAGGTCTGCTCATCAATTTAAGAATTCGCACTTAACTCCGTCTTCCGatagtaatatattctaaaattcaGATATTTTGATTCAATAAGAGCGATGGTCTAATATAATGGTCAAGATAAGAGTTGTCTTTCAGCTTTAAGGGTACACCTCAATTAAATAATCAGTGTTCTTCCTGAGATTTCATGTACCCTAGGCAAAAGGAAAAGATGAGGCTTTTTATAGAAATTCTAATACGTAatcttaaaacaaattaaaaataaagatgtttataaaaatttgaattcTTTGTATAGGATACAAACTAATTTTCCTATGGTTGTTAGGTTCTTGaactattaaaaattaagaagcaaaaatattttcataaagaTATTACAATGAGCTCGAAAACACTAATGAGATAATTAGCAATGATCATAATGTCTATAATCACATCTTAGTTGATatctaataatttttgtaaactCTCAATCGTAACTAAGAGACCAATAACAAGCTTAATCATAGTTTATTTAaagaaatttagaaaaatttaaattgtataaattatatagtttcaattaaaattacattttcTAGAACACAAATTTTTACTTGAGACTGGCTTTATAAAAGATGCGTCTTAATGGGTCGGCCCATTATTACTTAAAAAAACAACTACAAAAAAAACGTGCGCTATGTAATTCTAGTTGGAGTTGGTGTTACAACCTATTGAAATTGGTATTGTAACCTATTAGAGTTTGTATTATAAcgtattaaagttggtatttagaGTTAGTATTATAACtcattaaagttggtatttagaattggtattataacctatttggaattggtgttataacctattgaagttcataatataacctattagagttggtatttcaacctattaaagttggttataataccaactctaataggttataataggTTAAAGTGCCAACttcaaataccaactttagtagGTTATATTACCAACTcgaataggttataataccaatttcaataggttaccaactccaaataggttataataccaacttcaataggttatatcaccaactccaaatagggtCAAATGCACGAGTTAGTTTTTacgtttttctcttttttttaattgttgggtCTGGGCCTGGAGAACAATCTCTTATAAAGGCGGTCTCTCGGAAGAGGTGTTGTTCTTAGAAAAGTTTCCTATTGTCAGACAAATGACAGCTATTGTCTATTAATCTTATATTCCCCTAATTATTCTACagcaataaaattataattgtcCAACTCACTCGTTATTCACTCTTTTAGTTCTTttgaatatatttaaattttttaattgtataaaaGTTAATAAATCAGATTCTTAGAATATAAGGTCTAGGGCCATTGCCCCACTTACCTTGGCTTAGATATGGGCCTATAAATAATATCTTAGTAGTAATTCTACTTTTTAATTGCTCACACTTAATTTTATGAGTCAAATCTTATTGAATATATTTTCACTACTTTCGATTTTGGAAacagtatttaaaaaaattttctttcacCTCTAACTTGATAATGTCTCTGTTTTTCTCATTTGTAATAAAATGACACTAAATGTACTATGTCTTACCCCGTCATAAATTCATAATAACAGTCGTGGGCTCGTGGCAGTGCCAGGCCTGGCATTTATGAGCTTTAGGAAATAAAAATGAGCCCTTTTTATAAAGGGTTGATTTTGGTCTTAAACGGGTGTTTGGCAAAAAGTATAGTTATAATATTACACGCAATGTATTACATCCTACATGAGAACTGAGAACATGCAGAAGAAACGCGAAgcagaagaaggagaagaagaaagcAAAAGGAAAACAGAAGAAGAAAGAACTCagaggaaaaataagaaaatgattttatttttattttatcttactTATCCAAATACAAAAGGCACCcaatacaatatatatacaattacaTTATATTCAACACCCCCCCCTCAAGCTGGGGGTGGAAACATTCCCAGCTTGAATAGAAGAGACTTGAAGTGTGTTGGAGGTAAAATCTTTGTGACCACATCAGCTAATTGGTTTTGAGTAGGTAAATAAGTTAATTGAATAAGCCCTTCCATGAGCTTGTCTCTTGTGAAATGGCAATCGATCTCAAAGTGTTTTGTCCTTTCATGGTATACTGGATTTTTGGCTATTTGTATTGCGGATTGATTATCACAGTGTAGGGTAACTGGTTTTAATGAAGTGACATTAAGTTCTTCAAGCAAGTTGACGAGCCAGGTGATTTCTGAAGTTATTGATCTTAGAAAAAtcgtggctctgataccatgagaaCATGCAGAAGAAACGCGAAgcagaagaaggagaagaagaaagcAAAAGGAAAACAGAAGAAGAAAGAACTCagaggaaaaataagaaaatgattttatttttattttatcttactTATCCAAATACAAAAGGCACCcaatacaatatatatacaattacaTTATATTCAACAAGAACATTGATGCATTAACATATTGGTTGCACTCTAAATCCTCTAGGCAAATGCCTACCTTACATAGAATTAGGAACGACCTTGAATCGTAATTTAGCGTTTAGAGTTTAGAAAACATAGCTTAGAATTGAGGGTAAAGGTAGGGATGacaattcagtccgaatccgaCCCTAGTCCGACTCGACCCGAAGAAAATAATTCGATTCGAGTTCGAGGAAAAAGTTATTGACTTCAACTCCGAGTTTACAATCCGAGTCCGAGTTAGAGACAGACCGGAgctggaccttattaaaaattcGACACTTCGACCCGACTTCAACCTTGAAGGAAATTCGACTTTAAATTTGACTTTTACCcacaatattttgtttccttttacactttagacgtgactaattcaagctctttcatatactaattgtaattttcgattttgaaaaactatttggtatttttatttagattaatcaatcaaaatacgacaaatcagatcaaaagaaataaaatatgccaaatcaaaatgcgagaaatttttgttaaattgtagtagtaGGACTGTTTCTCTTGTTAAACTtcaattcaaagtacatatttttttattaaattgtatttgaaaaatatatttgttaattttgtatgctttaaaatcattagtacaatattaCAACGATAAACTTTGATAATAATCTGACTTTGTTGGAGGACTGAGAGTCCGAGTCGaggcaaacttggagtatgcataattcgactccgagtggaggtggattgaaaaaaaaagtccgACTATTATCCGGAAcaaagtcggagtatgtataatctAAGCCGAGTCGAATCCATTGCCAATAGCgatgttatttttattagattaatCCATGTAcatttattgtgttaaattgattatttaaagtgatcaatcagagaaataaactaatacaagacgaattaaaatattaaattctaaaaagttggaTTGGAATTGCCGTAAGTTTTTTGTTTAAGATTAGATCGGTTTAGAGTTAAGTTATAAGGTTGACCCGGCTAGATACCATCTCTAATTgcattttttcaaattttatttaaaaatttatctaTGTTTTAAACTCGAGATGAAATGATGGACTCTAAAGTAGTAATTATTTGttgtaaatttaaatataagaataaaaattaatattttatgtcTAGTTATTGATTAGTAAAGTTATTAATTGACAaaatttgttataaatttaggtgcaaactaacaaaaaaacaaaaaaacacaagaaatgacttgtaattttattttttgcgtGAAGTTATTcggaaaaacaaacaaaaaaaattacttagcATAATACAAATATTCTATAGAAAAGTATACCCCTCaagattttaattaattttagcatGTCTTCTTTTGATTTCTTTCCAAGCAATCATGTTAGGAGTTATTAACAAATTTTGCTTTAACAATTtgcttataaatttataatttacatTAGAGCGGTCTTCAAAAAATGTAGGGTCTCtgtacaaaatttttattttctgccttatttatagtaaatatatttattctattaataattttaaaatatttttatttttattaactttttcatgtACAGAAGAAAGAGAAGATCCTATATAATTGATCACCTTGCACACCCCTCAAAGCTTGTGATTTACATTTCCTCCATTTTCTAGTATTGTTCACATCGATATAACATCTTTCGTCAATCATTCAGGTCTAACTGTCTAACCATCAAAGTGTAACGATTCCCTCAACCTCATTGCTAACAAAATTGAAGGAATTTTTAAAATCAAGATCAAAATAATTGAGAAATTCTATATATTGACTTTTAAGTTTATGGCATTTTAATTTACgggatttttttaaatttttaactttttcactTGAT
This region includes:
- the LOC130821612 gene encoding uncharacterized protein LOC130821612, with amino-acid sequence MFKLAPSTVWRLIKRGEIKAHSNPLHPALTDANKIRRVEWILSLIQEDMIQRHTIYKGMYDYIHIDEKWFYLTKKTQRVYLAHKEKVPYRAAKSSKFIPKAMFLGAVARPRWNRFGQLQRDSKNRPRSSIEIKPTESVNQEVYRSMLIQQLISAILRKWPSDGPSIIFIQQDNARVHITDDDPIWQQHNRQGGLTFILTQQPPNSPDWNILDLGFFRSMQSLMHKKMLKNGTELITAVEDAFGELHPKTLTNKVEEDNGRLRIQVRIPTQLVREAVAFLNPNRDQQQTQALTENEDAAQTTEIIQEAYDQAVEDTQG